The Haemorhous mexicanus isolate bHaeMex1 chromosome 5, bHaeMex1.pri, whole genome shotgun sequence genome contains a region encoding:
- the YEATS4 gene encoding YEATS domain-containing protein 4 isoform X2 encodes MFKRMAEFGPDSGGRVKGVTIVKPIVYGNVARYFGKKREEDGHTHQWTVYVKPYRNEDMSAYVKKIQFKLHESYGNPLRVVTKPPYEITETGWGEFEIIIKIFFIDPNERPIFQDPTAMMQQLLTTSRQLTLGAYKHETEFADLEVKTREKLEAAKKKTSFEIAELKERLKASRETINCLKNEIRKLEEDDQSKDM; translated from the exons ATGTTCAAGAGAATGGCAGAGTTCGGGCCTGACTCCGGCGGCAGGGTGAAG GGCGTTACCATCGTGAAGCCGATCGTGTACGGGAACGTCGCGCGGTATTTTGGGAAGAAGAGAGAGGAGGATGGTCACACTCACCAGTGGACGGTGTATGTGAAGCCGTACCGGAACGAG GACATGTCTGCATatgtgaaaaaaattcaattcaAGTTGCACGAAAGCTACGGTAATCCTTTAAGAG TTGTTACCAAACCACCATATGAAATCACCGAAACAGGCTGGGGTGAATTTGAAATAATCATTAAGATATTTTTCATTGATCCAAATGAAAGACCT ATATTTCAAGACCCTACTGCAATGATGCAGCAGCTGTTAACAACGTCTCGTCAGCTAACACTAGGTGCTTATAAACATGAAACAGAGT TTGCAGATCTTGAAGTGAAAACCAGGGAGAAGCTGGAAGCTGCCAAAAAGAAGACTAGTTTTGAAATTGCTGAGCTTAAAGAAAGACTAAAAGCAAGTCGTGAAACCATCAACTGTTTAAAGAATGAAATCAGAAAGCTTGAAGAAGATGATCAGTCTAAGGATATGTGA
- the YEATS4 gene encoding YEATS domain-containing protein 4 isoform X1, which translates to MFKRMAEFGPDSGGRVKGVTIVKPIVYGNVARYFGKKREEDGHTHQWTVYVKPYRNEDMSAYVKKIQFKLHESYGNPLRVVTKPPYEITETGWGEFEIIIKIFFIDPNERPVTLYHLLKLFQSDTNAILGKKTVVSEFYDEMIFQDPTAMMQQLLTTSRQLTLGAYKHETEFADLEVKTREKLEAAKKKTSFEIAELKERLKASRETINCLKNEIRKLEEDDQSKDM; encoded by the exons ATGTTCAAGAGAATGGCAGAGTTCGGGCCTGACTCCGGCGGCAGGGTGAAG GGCGTTACCATCGTGAAGCCGATCGTGTACGGGAACGTCGCGCGGTATTTTGGGAAGAAGAGAGAGGAGGATGGTCACACTCACCAGTGGACGGTGTATGTGAAGCCGTACCGGAACGAG GACATGTCTGCATatgtgaaaaaaattcaattcaAGTTGCACGAAAGCTACGGTAATCCTTTAAGAG TTGTTACCAAACCACCATATGAAATCACCGAAACAGGCTGGGGTGAATTTGAAATAATCATTAAGATATTTTTCATTGATCCAAATGAAAGACCT GTAACTTTATATCACTTGCTGAAGCTTTTTCAGTCGGATACCAATGCCATCCTGGGGAAGAAAACTGTAGTTTCTGAATTCTATGATGAAATG ATATTTCAAGACCCTACTGCAATGATGCAGCAGCTGTTAACAACGTCTCGTCAGCTAACACTAGGTGCTTATAAACATGAAACAGAGT TTGCAGATCTTGAAGTGAAAACCAGGGAGAAGCTGGAAGCTGCCAAAAAGAAGACTAGTTTTGAAATTGCTGAGCTTAAAGAAAGACTAAAAGCAAGTCGTGAAACCATCAACTGTTTAAAGAATGAAATCAGAAAGCTTGAAGAAGATGATCAGTCTAAGGATATGTGA